CGAGCCGATGTAGAGGTCCGACTCGACGAGTTGCTCGCAGACGTTGCGCTCGATGGCCGACCGGGTGGGCGCCTCGACCAGCGTCTCGATCACCCGCCGGACGACCGCGTTGATCCGGTCGAGGGTTTCGAGGTGGTCGCGCCGCCGGCGCAGCGACCGCTCGCGCTCGACGCGTTCGGTGACGTCCCGCGCCAGCCACACGACCGCGCGCCGGTCCCCGATGGGTCGGTCGATCGGGACGACCCGCGCCTCGAACTGCCGGTCGCCGTCGGTCGTCGCCGTCTCGTACTCGACGGTCTGGACCTCGCCGGTCTCCAGCGCCCGGTCGAGACAGTCCCGGAGGTCCGCCGCGACGTCCGCCGGGAAGGCGTCCTCCAGCCGACGGCCGACGAGGTCGTCGGCGGAGACGCTGTAGAGGTCGGCCGACTCCGGGCGAACCTTCACGTCGAGGTACGTCCCCTCCTCGTCGAGGACGAACGCCTCGTCCGGGAGGGCGTTCGCCAGCACGCGGTGGAGGGGGTCGCGGTCGACCGCCTCGGCGGGGTCGTCCGCGCAAATGGCCTCGCGGACCGTCTCGGCGGGGTCGTCGTCGACCGCCGGCGAGGCGTACGCCGCCGCGCCGTGGCGGAGCGCGACCGCGGCGAGCGCCTCGTTGCCCGCCGGCGGGGCGACGGCCGCGGGCGTCCCGGGCGCGTACTCGTCGACCGCCGCCAGCAGGTCGGCCGCCCGCTCCGGGCTCTCGACTGCCAGAACGACCCCGTCCGGGTCGCCGTCGGACAGCCGATCCGGGAGGGCAGACGGCGCGACGACCTCGACGACGGTCGACTCGTCCCGAAGTCGGTCCGGTAACGAGCGATTTCGCTCCCGCGTTGCGACGAGGACGGTATCGGTCCGGCGCTCGGATGCCATGTGCTGGTCGCGGATCCCGACGGTGCGTCGGTCCGTGTCGTTGCGTCGTCACAACCGGGGGCGGGGACAAAAGTCTGGCCATCTACCACCGGACGATCACGTTCCCGTCCCCGGCGTAACGTTCGCGTACTCGTGACAGTACGTGATCATAATAAAATCGTTCTAATAACCCGACGTGGACGTGCCGGCCATGGAGGGAGAGCGGATCCTCGTCACCGGCGGCGCCGGGTTCATCGGGTCGAACCTGACGAACCGCCTCGCCGCCGACAACGAGGTGGTCGCGCTCGACGACGGCTACCTCGGTACGGCAGAGAACCTCGACGACCGGGCGACGTTCGTCGAGCGCAGCGTCCTCGACGACGACCTCCCGACCGACGTCGACGTCGTCTTCCACCTCGCCGCGCTCTCCTCGTACCGAATGCACGAGGAGGAGCCTCGCCGCGGCGCCCGGGTGAACGTGGAGGGGTTCGTCAACGTCGTCGAACAGGCCCGGCGCGACGGCTGTGAGACGGTCGTCTACGCCTCGACGTCGTCGATCTACGGGGACCGGACCGCTCCCGCACCCGAACTGCTCGACGTGACCGCCAACACCGGCTACGAGGCGTCGAAACTCGCCCGCGAGCGCTACGCCGAGTACTTCTCGAACCACTACGACCTGTGCCTCGCGGGGATGCGCCTCTTCTCGGTCTACCAGGGGTACCACGGCGCGGAGAGCCACAAGGACGAGTACGCGAACGTGATCGCGCAGTTCGCCGACGACGTCGCCCACGGCCGCTCGCCGGAGATCTACGGCGACGGGAGCCAGACGCGCGACTTCACCCACGTCGAGGACGTCGTCTCCGGGCTGGAACTGGCCGCCGAGTGCCGGCTAGACGGCGTCTACAACCTCGGGACGGGCGAATCCCACTCGTTCGACGAGGTCGTCGACCGGATCAACGCCGAACTCGGAACGGACGTCGACCCCGAGTACGTCGGGAACCCCATCCCCGCGGACGTCTACGTCCACGACACCTGCGCGGACCCGATGCGGCTTCGCGCGGCGACCGGCTGGGAGCCCGAGGTCGACTTCGAGGAGGGCGTCCGGCGCGTCTGCGAGCCGTACCGCTGAGCCGCGGTCGACGCGCGCCGGCCCCGCTTTGATTAGCCCGCCGCCCGAACGCGACCCCGTGAGAACGAACGCCACGACGGGGACCGTCGTCGCGGGCGGCGCCGAGGTCCCGGCGCTCGGGTTCGGCACCGCGCGTACGACCGGCGAGGAGTGTCGGCGGGCGGTCGAGGCCGCGCTCGACGCGGGCTACCGCCACGTCGACACCGCGACGATGTACGACAACGAGGCCGCCGTCGGCGAGGCGCTGGCGGAGAGCGACGTCCCCCGGGAGGAGGTCTTCGTCGTCACGAAGGTTCACCCGGACGACGCCGCCTACGACGACGCCGTCGAGTCGGCCCGCGGGAGCCGCGACCGACTCGGCCTCGACCGGATCGACCTGCTGTTGCTCCACGCACCGAGCGACGTCGCCCCGCTCGCGGAGACGATCGAGGCGATGAACGACCTGCAGGCCGACGACGTCGTCGACCACGTCGGCGTCAGCAACTTCTCGGTCGCGCAACTCGATGAGGCGGTCGACCGCTCCGAGACGCCGATCGTGACGAATCAGGTGCGCTATCACCCCTACGAGCACCGCCACGACCTGCTGTCCTACTGCGTCGAGAACGAGGTCCTGCTGACCGCGCACACGCCGCTGGCGGAGGGGGCCGTCGTCGGCGACGAACGGCTGGACGCGATCGGCGAGCCCCACGGCAAGTCCGCCCCGCAGGTGGCGCTGCGGTGGCTGCTCCAGCAGCCGTACGTGGCCGCGATCCCGAAGGCCGCCAGCCGCGCCCACGCCGAGGAGAACCTCGACGTCTTCGACTTCGAACTCTCCGACGAGGAGATGCAGGCGGTGTTCGAAATCGGCGGCGGCCTCCCGGAGGACCTCGCGGCGACGCTGGGGCTGTGACTCACCGCGAGCGCGGCCGGCCGCGGGCGCCGCCGAGGCCGCGACTCGCGTACGCCGAGACCGCGAGGGCGAGGGCGATCCCGACGACGACCGCCGTCGAGAGCCGCGAGCGAACCGGCGGGACGGCGTACCGGACGGCAAGCAGGGCGACGACTCCGTAGCCGAACGCGGCCGCGGCGTCGACGAGCCGTCGCGCCCGGCCGCCCCCGCTCCCGTCCCCGTTCTCGCCCGACGCGACCGACAGCGCGACGACCGTCGCGACGCCGCCCGCGACGAGGCCGGCCGGCAGGCCGACCAGCAGCGAGAACGCGATCCGGCCCGCCAGCGCCTCGGTGACGGCGGCGGCGACGACGAGGAAGGCGGCCAGTCCCGTCCCGACCGCGGCGACGACGGGGCGGGCGCTCATCGCGTCGCCCCGTCGGCCGGGGTCCCGGTGGCCCGCGACATCACTCCAGACGGACGGCGGTCCCGTAGGCGAGCACCTCGGCGCCGCCGTCGGTGACCTGCGAGGTCTCGAGGCGGACGTTGACGACCGCGTCGGCGCCCATCCGCTCGGCGTCCTCCTCCATGCGGGTGATGGCCTCGTCGCGGGCCTTCGTGAGGAGTTCGGAGTAGGCCTTCAGTTCGCCGCCGAAGACGTTACGGATGCCCTGGGTGATGTCGCGGCCGACGTTTCGCGCCTCGACGGTGTTACCGCGGGCGACGCCCAGCACCTCGACGACCTCGCCGTTCGGGACGGTTTCGGTGTTCGCGATCTGCATACCCGGTCCGTTCTCACGGGGAGAGCATACGCTTTGCCCCGGGCCCGACCGACAGTATAACGCCCCCGGCGCGCGCAGGTCGACCCGATGCGATTCGACCACGCCGGCATCGCGACCGACGACGCGACCGCCCTCGCGGCGCTGTTCTCGGACCTGTTCGACGCCGAGGTCGTCCACGAGGAGGAGTTCGACGGCATGGCCGTCGTCTTCCTCGACCTCGGGAACGGCTACTTCGAACTGCTCGAACCGCTCGCGGGCGGCACGATCGCCGACTACCTCGACCGCCACGGGCCGGGAATCCACCACCTCGCCGTCGAGACCGACGACGCCGCCGCGGCCCTGGAGACGGCGCGGGACCTCGGGATCGAACCGATCGACGACGAACCGCGGCCGGGCGCGTGGGGCCACACCGTCGCCTTCCTGCACCCGCGGGACACCGGCGGCGTGTTACTCGAATTCGTCGAACACTGACACCCGTCACTCGCCGACGTCGAACGATCCGACGTCGACGAGGTCGCCGTCCCGGTCGTGGCGGACGTCGACGCGCCCCGGCGGCCCGTCCGCGAGGTCGACCCGCGCCTCGTAGTCGACTTCGCCGAGGCACTCGACGCAGGCCTCGGCCGCGCTCTCGCCGACCGCGACGACGACCTCGAGGACCTCGCCGTCCGGGTCGGCGGCGACGCACGTCGGGAGGACGACGTGACACGGCGTCGGCGTTCCGATCGTTCCCTCGACGACGACCGACCCGTCCTCGACGGCGACGTCCGCGCGCTCGACCGCCTCGTCGCTCGCGCAGGCCTCGTCGAGGCGGTCGAACGCGACGTCTTCGACCGGCGTCTCCCCCCGGACCGTCCGCGAGGCGGTTTCGATTCCGTCCTCGTCGACGGTCACGGCCGTCCGCGAGAGGCGGTCCCAGCCGCCGGAGCCGTCGACCCGCGTCCGGGTCCGCGACCCGTCGCTCTCGACGGCGACGTCGGCGTCGTCGCCGAACGCCAGCACCTCGAGGTACGCCCCCGCCGGGAGGTCGACCGTCTCGTCGAGCGTCTCCGGACCCGAGGCGACGTCGACCGCGACCGCGACCGTCTCGTCGGTCGCGTTCCGGACCCAGACCTCGCTCGGGCGGGCGGCCTCGTCGTCCCCGGTCGTCCCGACGAGGAACCGGTCGAACGGTTCGTCGGACGCCCAGTCGGGCCGCCCGGCGCGACAGGGCGACTCCTCGTCGCCCGCGTCGTCCCCGTCGTCGCTCGAGAGGGCTCCGTCGAGGGCGGTCCGGTCGACTGCCGCGGCGCCCAGTCCGCCGGCGGCGGCCACGGCCGCCCCCGCGGCACCGACGCGGACGAGCACGTCGCGTCGCTTCATGGGCGGTCGAACGACACCCGTCCGTAAACCCCTTTTTCAGTCGGTACTGACCGTATCGGCCGGTGATACGGCGACGGCCGCCGGCGACGCTCCGGTGCGCTCGCGGGTGCCGACGCGGTCGTCGAACCACTCGACGGTCGCCTCGACGACCCGCGCCCGCGCCTCCCCGTCGTCGATCGCGGGCGGGTCGTCGCCGCGCTGGTCGCCGTAGGCGCCGAACTGGGCGTGGTTCATCCCCTCGACCTCGACGACCGTCGCGTCCGACCCGAGCAGGTCGCGGTTCGCACGTTCGGTCGCCGCGTCGATGACGCCGTCGGCGCCGCCCTGCACCGAGAGGACTGCGAGCCCGGTCCCCCGGAGGTCGTCGCCGTCGTCGCAGTAGGCCGCGAACAGGACGACGCCGTCGACGCGGCCGGGATCGTCGGCGGCGTACCGGCAGGCCATCGCCCCGCCGAGCGAGTGACCGCCGACGACCCACCGGTCGACGTCGGGGTGGGCGGCCGCGACGTCGGCCGCCGCGTCGGCGTCCAGAACCGCGAGGTCGAGGGGCATCTTCGGGATCACCACGAGGACGTCGCGCTCGGCGGCGAGGTCGGCCAGCGTCGGCGCGTAGGCGGCGGGGCGCACCCGGGCGCCGGGGTAGAAGACGAGGCCGACGGTCTCGTCGGTCACCTCGCCCCCGCGGACGATCACGTCGTCATCGACGCGCTCGACGGTGACGTCCTCGCGCGCGTCGAGGCGGTCGAGCGCCGCCGGATCGGCGCGGTAGGTCGTCCCGAGGAAGACGGCCGCGCCGAGCGCGGCCGCGACGACGAGGAGGGCGACGAGGACGAGCGCGACCGTCCGCCTCCGGCCGCGAACGGCCTCGAACGCCGCTGCGACGCGGCCCACGGCTCACCCGAAGTTCTCGATCTGCGCGTCGTTGGGGTCGCCCCCGGCGGCCTCGATGGCGTCGGCGACCCGGCCGACGAACGGCGCGAAGCCGAAGACGTAGAACTGGCCGTCGCCGAGGTGGGACTCGACGGCGTCGGCGAGGCGGCCGCCGCCGCCGTCGTCGATGATCGTCACGGTCGCGCCGGCGTCCGCGAGGGCGTCGAGGCGGTCGACGTGGGCCGGCGAGAGGTCCTCGTAGACCACCGCCGCCTCGTGGCCGGCCTCGTGGGCCGCCTCGGCGATGGCGACCGCGGGGCCGACGCCGGGCCCGCCCGCGACCGCGACGACGTCCCGGTCGCCCTCGTAGGCGATCCGGCCGTACGGCCCCTCGACCCGGATCGTCTCGCCGCCTTCGAGTTCCGCGAGCCACGGCGAGAGGTCGCCCTCGAGGTCGACGCCGACGGTGAGTTCGAACGTCCCCTCGACGTCGGGCGAGGAGATGGTGTAGTGGCGGGCGATCTCCTCGTCCTCGGGGGCCGCCTTCAGCAGGACGAACTGCCCCGGCAGCGCGTCGAACCCCTCCGGCGTGGCGAGTTCGAGCGCGACGGTGTCCGGCCCCACGTCGCGAACGTCCTCGACGGTGACTTCGGTTTCGTCCATGTCGGAGCGGTTGTTCCGGGGGGCTGAAAGGCGTTCCCATCCCTCATCGGGCGGGCGCCGACTGTCGAAATTATTCACTACAATCCGGGTAACTATTGGGGGAAATCGCGGGAGGGTGGGCTTTCAGAAGTCTTTTGATCGCCCCCGGGCAAGGTCCGTTAGGACATGACAGAGGACCTCAACTGGGCGATTGGAGGCGAAGCCGGCGACGGCATCGACTCCACGGGGAAGATCTTCGCCCAGGCACTCTCGCGGGCCGGACGGCACGTCTTCACGTCGAAAGACTTCGCGTCGCGAATCCGCGGCGGCTACACCGCCTACAAGATCCGCACCTCCGTCGACCGCGTCCAGAGCGTCGTCGATCGGCTCGACATCCTGGTCGCGCTCACCCAGCGGACCATCGACGAGAACCTCGACGAGTTACACGAGGGAAGCGCCATCATCTACGACGGCGAGCGCTCCTGGGAGGCCGAGATTCCCGAGGAGGCGACCGGCGTCGACGTGCCGCTGAAGTCACTCGCCGAGGAGGCCGGCGGCGCGATCATGCGCAACACGGTCGCACTCGGGGCCGCCTGCGAGATCACCGGCTTCGACGTCGAGTACCTCGACGAGTCCCTCGAGAAGCGCTTCGGCGGCAAGGGCTCGAAGATCGTCGAGAACAACAAGGAAGCGGCGCGTCTCGGTCAGGAGCACGTTCAGGAGAACTACGACCTGGACCACCTCGGATACGATCTCGAGACGACCGACGAGGACTACGTCCTGCTCAACGGCAACGAGGCGATCGGGATGGGGGCGATCGCCGCCGGCTGTCGGTTCTACGCCGGCTATCCGATCACGCCCGCGACCTCGATCATGGAGTACCTGACGGGCCGGATCGACGACTACGGCGGCCACGTCGTCCAGGCCGAAGACGAGCTATCGGCGGTCAACATGGCCCTCGGGGGCGCCCGCGCGGGCGCCCGGTCGATGACGGCCACCTCCGGTCCGGGCATCGACCTCATGACCGAGACGTTCGGCCTCGTCGCGACCAGCGAGACGCCGCTGGTCATCGCCGACGTGATGCGGTCGGGTCCCTCGACGGGGATGCCCACCAAGCAGGAGCAAGGCGACCTGAACATGACGCTGTACGGCGGCCACGGCGAGGTGCCGCGGTTCGTCGTCACGCCGACGTCGATCGCCGAGTGCTTCTGGAAGACGATCGAGGCGTTCAACCTCGCCGAGAAGTACCAGACGCCGGTCTTCCTCGTCTCCGACCTCGCGCTGTCGGTGACCGAGCAGACGTTCCGGCCCGAGACGTTCGACATGGACGCCGTCGAGATCGACCGCGGCAAGATCGTCGACGAAGACGAGGTCGAGGAGTGGCTCGACGGGCAGGGCCGCTTCCGCGCCCACGCCGCCACCGAGGACGGAGTCAGCCCGCGTGCGCTCCCCGGAACGACCGACGCCGCGCACATGAGCACGGGCCTCGAACACGACGAACTCGGCCGACGGACCGAGGACACCGACACCCGCGTCGAACAGGTCGACAAGCGAAACCGCAAGGTCGAGACCGCGAAGGAACGCGAGGACTGGGACTACCGCGAGTTCGGCGACCCCGACGCCGACACCCTCGTGATCACCTGGGGCTCGAACGAGGGCGCGCTCGTCGAGGCCCTCGACTACCTCGAAGCGGAGGGCGTCGACGTCCGCGTGATCTCGGTGCCGTACGTCTTCCCCCGGCCGGACCTGAGCGAGGAGATCGACGCCGCCGAGGACGTGATCGTCGTCGAGTGTAACGCGACCGGTCAGTTCGCGGACTTGCTCGAACACGACACGCTCACCCGCGTCAAGCGCATCAACAAGTACACCGGCGTCCGCTTCAAGGCGGACGAACTCGCCGCGGAGATTCAGGCGAAACTCGAAGCGGAGGTTCCAGCATGAGTTCAGAGGTTCGATTCACCGACTTCAAGTCCGACAAACAGCCCACGTGGTGTCCCGGCTGCGGCGACTTCGGGACGATGAACGGCATGATGAAGGCGCTCGCCGAGACCGGCAACGACCCCGACAACACGTTCGTGGTCGCCGGCATCGGCTGTTCCGGCAAGATCGGGACGTACATGCACAGCTACGCCCTCCACGGGGTCCACGGCCGTGCGCTCCCGGTCGGCACCGGCGTGAAGATGGCCCGGCCCGACCTCGAGGTCATGGTCGCCGGCGGCGACGGCGACGGCTACTCCATCGGCGCCGGCCACTTCGTCCACGCCGTCCGCCGGAACGTCGACATGACCTACGTCGTCATGGACAACCGCATCTACGGGCTGACGAAGGGGCAGGCCTCGCCGACCAGCCGCGAGGACTTCGAGACGTCGACGACCCCCGAGGGGCCGAAACAGCCGCCGGTCAACCCCCACGCGCTCGCGCTCGCCGCCGGCGCGACGTTCATCGCCCAGTCGTTCTCCTCGGACGCGCTGCGCCACCAGGAGATCATCCAGCAGGCGATCGAACACGACGGCTTCGGCTTCGTGGACGTCTACTCGCCCTGTGTCACGTTCAACGACGTCGACACCTACGACTACTTCCGTGACACCTTGGTCGACCTGCAAGACGAGGGCCACGACCCGACCGACTACGACGCCGCCAAGGAGGTCATCCTCGACTCCGAGAAGGAGTATCAGGGCGTCATCTACAAGGACGAGAACTCGGTGCCGTACCACGAACTCCACGGCGTCACCGAGGACATGTCCGAGATCCCCGAGGGCGCTCCCGAGGACGCCACGGACCTCGTCCGCGAGTTCTACTGACCGCCGGCGCCCTCAGCGGAGGACCGGCGCCGCCGGGTCGACCTCCGAACACCGAACGGAGAGGTCGTCGACGCGGTCGGCCAGTTTCTCGATCTGGTCCCGGTACCGTGCGTCCAGCGCCACCAGCCCGTGTGCCGACCGGGTCTCGATCCGCAGCGTGACCTCGAAGGGGTCGTCGTCGCCCCGCGAGAGTTCGATCTCGGCGACGTCGTCGATTTCGAGGGAGTCGAGGACCCACTCGTACAGCCACGCCTCGTGGCTCGTGCGGTCCTCGGAGGTGACGTAGTCGATCACGTAGCAGAACGGCTCGGAGGTCGCTTCCTGCCGGTCGAGCGATCGCTCCTGGTTCATACACGACTAGAGGACGACGACGTCGAAGAACCGTTTCCTCGATACTACAGCGGTTTTTACGTGCGCTGTGGTACGATCGTCGAACGCGAGTCGGCGCCGACGGCGGGTCCGTCGGGCGGACGTTTTAGTACGCGGACGACGACTCCCCGCAGTGGCGCTCACCGCCGACTACCACGCACACTCGAACTACTCCGACGGGCGGCCGCTCCCGTCGATGATCGCGGCCGCCGAGCGGGCCGGTCTGGAGGCGATCGGGTTCACCGACCACTGCAACGTCTCCCCGCGCGAGCCGCTCCGGCTGTCGAAACGCGAGTTCGGGTTCAACCTCGACCTGACCTACGAGCGCCGCCGGGAGGCGCTCGAAACGCTGGGCGAGCGGTTCGCGGTGACGGTCCACGACGGGGTCGAACTCGACTACGACCCGCGCGACGAGGACGCCATCGCGACGTTCCTCGCGGACGCCGACTTCGAGTACGCCGTCGGGAGCGTCCACGCCCTCGACGGAACGACGATTTTCGACGAGGGCCACTTCACGGCGAAGTCGGAACGCGAGGTCGAGGCGCTCGTCGACGAGTACTACGAGCGGCTGGTCGCGCTGATCGAGTCCGAACTGTTCGAGGTGGTCGGCCACGTCGACGCCCTCGAACGCACGCCGTCGCTGCGGGGATACACGACCGCCGACCACCGCGTGGCGGTCGCGGACGCCCTCGCGACCTCGTCTACCCTCCCGGAGATCAACGCCGGCGCGATCGGTGGCTACGGCGAGTTCCACCCCGCGCCGACGTTCCTCGACGCCCTCGTCGAGCGCGGCCTCCGGTTCGTCCCCGGCACCGACTCCCACCGACCCGGAGAGATCGACGAGCGCGCGGCCGCGCTCGAAGACCGGTTCGCGGCGGCCGGAGTCGAACCGGCGACGCCGTTCGACGGCTGACGGGTCAGTCCCGCGGGGCCGGGTGCTCGACCGACGCCATCAGCGTCTCGACCTGCTCGGTCTCGTCGGACAACAGCTCCGGATAGGTGCCGACGAGTACGATCAGGTCGTCCTCGTGGCCGAACGCCGCCACCGCGAGGACGAGTTCGACGACCTGTCCGTCGACCTCCGCCTCGGCGAGGAGCCGGTCGACCGAGCGGGACTCCCCGAGGATCGACACGTCGACCGTCCCGTCGTGACGGACGTCGCGGAGTTCGCCGAACTCGCCGGCGAAGTCGTCGGCGAACGCGTCGACCAGTTCCTGGCTGTCGAGGTCGTCGAGCGGGTTGACCGACGAGCCGAACAGTTCCATCGCCGGGACCGATATCGCGGCGAACGACGCCGCCTCGACCGACCGTCCCTGGATCTCGACCGTTTTCACGTAGAGGCCCAGCCAGAACGTGGCGTGGACCTCGCGCTCGACGCCGACGTCGACCGTCTCCTCGAACGACTCCGATCGGACCTCGACCTCCTCGTAGCCGGTCTCGGCGAGTGCCTCGTCGGTCGGCAGCGCCGGGTCCGCCTGGAACTCGAACGGGGCCTCGCCGAACGCGGCGTCGAGACACCCCGCCGAGAACGCGAGCGCGCCCGTCGCACCGGCCGCCAGAAAAGACCTGCGGGAATTCATTACACGGCACATTCGGCGGAGTGAACATATTCTTTTCGGCCTTGGAACATACGATTAGAATACTGTCACGTCGAACGACCGGACGACCGGACACCAAGAGTTATCGGGATCGCCCCCGCCCCTTGGGGTATGACACGGTTTGCCGACCGGGTAGAACAGGTGTCGATCAGCGGCATCCGCGAGGTGTTCGAGGCCGCAGGCGAGGACGCGATCAACCTCGGTCTCGGCCAGCCGGACTTTCCGACCCCCGAACACGTCCGGCGTGCGGCCGCCGAAGCCATCGAGGCCGGCGAGGCGGACGCCTACACCTCGAACAAGGGGACGCGGGACCTCCGCGAGGCCGTCTCGGCGACGTACGACCGCGACTACGGCCTCGCGGTCGACCCGGCCGACGTCATCGTCACCGCCGGCGGGAGCGAGGCGCTGCACCTCGCGCTCGAGGCCCACGTCGACCCCGGCGAGGAGGTGATCGTCCCCGACCCCGGCTTCGTCTCCTACGACGCCCTCACCCGGATCGCGGGCGGAACGCCGCGGCCGGTCGGCCTCCGGGAGGACCTCACGCTCGATCCGGCGGCGGTCGAGGACGCGATCACCGACGAGACGGCGGCGTTCGTCGTCAACAGCCCCGCGAACCCGACTGGCGCGGTCCAGTCCGAGGCCGACGTGCGCGAGTTCGCCCGCATCGCCGACGAACACGACGTGCTCTGTCTCTCCGACGAGGT
The Salinilacihabitans rarus DNA segment above includes these coding regions:
- a CDS encoding pyridoxal phosphate-dependent aminotransferase, coding for MTRFADRVEQVSISGIREVFEAAGEDAINLGLGQPDFPTPEHVRRAAAEAIEAGEADAYTSNKGTRDLREAVSATYDRDYGLAVDPADVIVTAGGSEALHLALEAHVDPGEEVIVPDPGFVSYDALTRIAGGTPRPVGLREDLTLDPAAVEDAITDETAAFVVNSPANPTGAVQSEADVREFARIADEHDVLCLSDEVYEHIVFEGEHRSPAEFAETDNVVVVSACSKTYSMTGWRVGWVIGSTRRIERMLRVHQYCQACASAPAQYAAEAALSGPQDRVDEMVAAFEERRDVVVDGLTDAGLDVPIPHGAFYAMPAVPEGWCDEVLSRGVVVVPGEAFGANGEGYARLSYAAGMEELKEALEIIDDATRAVR
- a CDS encoding 2-oxoacid:ferredoxin oxidoreductase subunit beta, which produces MSSEVRFTDFKSDKQPTWCPGCGDFGTMNGMMKALAETGNDPDNTFVVAGIGCSGKIGTYMHSYALHGVHGRALPVGTGVKMARPDLEVMVAGGDGDGYSIGAGHFVHAVRRNVDMTYVVMDNRIYGLTKGQASPTSREDFETSTTPEGPKQPPVNPHALALAAGATFIAQSFSSDALRHQEIIQQAIEHDGFGFVDVYSPCVTFNDVDTYDYFRDTLVDLQDEGHDPTDYDAAKEVILDSEKEYQGVIYKDENSVPYHELHGVTEDMSEIPEGAPEDATDLVREFY
- a CDS encoding YbjQ family protein gives rise to the protein MQIANTETVPNGEVVEVLGVARGNTVEARNVGRDITQGIRNVFGGELKAYSELLTKARDEAITRMEEDAERMGADAVVNVRLETSQVTDGGAEVLAYGTAVRLE
- a CDS encoding PHP domain-containing protein; translation: MALTADYHAHSNYSDGRPLPSMIAAAERAGLEAIGFTDHCNVSPREPLRLSKREFGFNLDLTYERRREALETLGERFAVTVHDGVELDYDPRDEDAIATFLADADFEYAVGSVHALDGTTIFDEGHFTAKSEREVEALVDEYYERLVALIESELFEVVGHVDALERTPSLRGYTTADHRVAVADALATSSTLPEINAGAIGGYGEFHPAPTFLDALVERGLRFVPGTDSHRPGEIDERAAALEDRFAAAGVEPATPFDG
- a CDS encoding NAD-dependent epimerase/dehydratase family protein, which codes for MEGERILVTGGAGFIGSNLTNRLAADNEVVALDDGYLGTAENLDDRATFVERSVLDDDLPTDVDVVFHLAALSSYRMHEEEPRRGARVNVEGFVNVVEQARRDGCETVVYASTSSIYGDRTAPAPELLDVTANTGYEASKLARERYAEYFSNHYDLCLAGMRLFSVYQGYHGAESHKDEYANVIAQFADDVAHGRSPEIYGDGSQTRDFTHVEDVVSGLELAAECRLDGVYNLGTGESHSFDEVVDRINAELGTDVDPEYVGNPIPADVYVHDTCADPMRLRAATGWEPEVDFEEGVRRVCEPYR
- the mce gene encoding methylmalonyl-CoA epimerase, yielding MRFDHAGIATDDATALAALFSDLFDAEVVHEEEFDGMAVVFLDLGNGYFELLEPLAGGTIADYLDRHGPGIHHLAVETDDAAAALETARDLGIEPIDDEPRPGAWGHTVAFLHPRDTGGVLLEFVEH
- a CDS encoding alpha/beta fold hydrolase, producing the protein MGRVAAAFEAVRGRRRTVALVLVALLVVAAALGAAVFLGTTYRADPAALDRLDAREDVTVERVDDDVIVRGGEVTDETVGLVFYPGARVRPAAYAPTLADLAAERDVLVVIPKMPLDLAVLDADAAADVAAAHPDVDRWVVGGHSLGGAMACRYAADDPGRVDGVVLFAAYCDDGDDLRGTGLAVLSVQGGADGVIDAATERANRDLLGSDATVVEVEGMNHAQFGAYGDQRGDDPPAIDDGEARARVVEATVEWFDDRVGTRERTGASPAAVAVSPADTVSTD
- a CDS encoding 2-oxoacid:acceptor oxidoreductase subunit alpha; protein product: MTEDLNWAIGGEAGDGIDSTGKIFAQALSRAGRHVFTSKDFASRIRGGYTAYKIRTSVDRVQSVVDRLDILVALTQRTIDENLDELHEGSAIIYDGERSWEAEIPEEATGVDVPLKSLAEEAGGAIMRNTVALGAACEITGFDVEYLDESLEKRFGGKGSKIVENNKEAARLGQEHVQENYDLDHLGYDLETTDEDYVLLNGNEAIGMGAIAAGCRFYAGYPITPATSIMEYLTGRIDDYGGHVVQAEDELSAVNMALGGARAGARSMTATSGPGIDLMTETFGLVATSETPLVIADVMRSGPSTGMPTKQEQGDLNMTLYGGHGEVPRFVVTPTSIAECFWKTIEAFNLAEKYQTPVFLVSDLALSVTEQTFRPETFDMDAVEIDRGKIVDEDEVEEWLDGQGRFRAHAATEDGVSPRALPGTTDAAHMSTGLEHDELGRRTEDTDTRVEQVDKRNRKVETAKEREDWDYREFGDPDADTLVITWGSNEGALVEALDYLEAEGVDVRVISVPYVFPRPDLSEEIDAAEDVIVVECNATGQFADLLEHDTLTRVKRINKYTGVRFKADELAAEIQAKLEAEVPA
- a CDS encoding DUF6517 family protein — its product is MNSRRSFLAAGATGALAFSAGCLDAAFGEAPFEFQADPALPTDEALAETGYEEVEVRSESFEETVDVGVEREVHATFWLGLYVKTVEIQGRSVEAASFAAISVPAMELFGSSVNPLDDLDSQELVDAFADDFAGEFGELRDVRHDGTVDVSILGESRSVDRLLAEAEVDGQVVELVLAVAAFGHEDDLIVLVGTYPELLSDETEQVETLMASVEHPAPRD
- a CDS encoding aldo/keto reductase; this encodes MRTNATTGTVVAGGAEVPALGFGTARTTGEECRRAVEAALDAGYRHVDTATMYDNEAAVGEALAESDVPREEVFVVTKVHPDDAAYDDAVESARGSRDRLGLDRIDLLLLHAPSDVAPLAETIEAMNDLQADDVVDHVGVSNFSVAQLDEAVDRSETPIVTNQVRYHPYEHRHDLLSYCVENEVLLTAHTPLAEGAVVGDERLDAIGEPHGKSAPQVALRWLLQQPYVAAIPKAASRAHAEENLDVFDFELSDEEMQAVFEIGGGLPEDLAATLGL
- a CDS encoding FAD-dependent oxidoreductase, with the translated sequence MDETEVTVEDVRDVGPDTVALELATPEGFDALPGQFVLLKAAPEDEEIARHYTISSPDVEGTFELTVGVDLEGDLSPWLAELEGGETIRVEGPYGRIAYEGDRDVVAVAGGPGVGPAVAIAEAAHEAGHEAAVVYEDLSPAHVDRLDALADAGATVTIIDDGGGGRLADAVESHLGDGQFYVFGFAPFVGRVADAIEAAGGDPNDAQIENFG